The following nucleotide sequence is from Cyanobium sp. AMD-g.
CGACGCCACCAACGCAACGTCCGTGGCCTTTTTTGTTAATCGTTGCAATTACAGTGCTGGAGACTTAGTTACGGGCCTTGCTGGGTTGATTGGCTCAAATCTACCATCACCAGCTGGAGTTACACGAACGATTTTATCGGATGGCGCCAATGGAGCCACCAACACAACCCAAAGAGGAGCCCATAGATACCGAGTCAATTATTCGATTACGGATACAGGAGAACTCTTACGCTCAGTAGAGTTTGTCCCTACAGCCGTGTCATGGTGCCCTTAATGCAATGAAATCAAAGTTTGGTGGATTCACGCTAACTGAATTGATGGTTGTGGTTGCCCTTATAGGCATCCTTTCTGCAGTCTCCATCACTGTCTCAGGAATCGAGTGGCGAAGAGAGCGTGTCAACGCAGTGGCAAGCGAGTTGGCCGGCTGGCTGCAAGCGGTAAGACGCGCGGCCATTAAAGGCTCAGTGACGGTGCCGCAATCCAGTTGTAATGTAAACATCTCGACAGGTACGATTACTGCAGGAAGCCCAGCATTTGCAACCATTACGAATCCAGCAGTTTGCGGGACCACTCAATCTCTTCAAGTCACCGCCCTATCAGGTTCAGACTCTTACACGATCACAACTTCGGGACCAACCCAGTTCAAGTTCACACCACGAGGAACTGTGAATTCGGCTGGCACAAATGTGCAAATGACCACGCCAATTGTGCTTGCCGTCAGCATGAATGGTGCTGGGCCTACGCGCTGTGTTCGGATTTCACCTGGCTTAGGATTAATCACAATCGGTTCAAGCAACGGCCTTACCTCTGGTGCGTGCGACAACTTCGGAGTTCGATTCTGAACCATGAAAAGCTTTTACTATGCTAACGAAGAAAGACAGCGAAACTCAGTCAAGCATTTAATCTCCATTTCTTGCGGCTTTACCATTGTTGAGCTCATCGTTGTTTCGGCTATTGGTGCGGTAGTTCTTTTTGCCGCAACCACATCATTGATTCCCCAGATTCGAACCAGCACCAATCAATTGATAATACGTTCCCTGAATGATGAATGGGGCATGATCAACTTCTTTCTTGATTCAGAGATTAGCGAGGCTTCATGTGCATCTACCAGTGGATCTACTTTAAGCCTCTTTAGTACCTTTGATTGTTCCGGTACGGCGTTGATCACTTACAGCTTGGCAGGCTCAACACTTTCTCGCACTGGGCCACCCATCAATGATAATGGATCATTTGGCACGGGCTCAGTGACATCAGTGCTTTCTGAAAATGTAACTGCATTCACCCCAAACACCTCAACGGCACCCGCATCAAGCCGACAACCGTTCTACACCGTTACTTTGTCATCAAATGGTTTGGAATACACCGGGCTAGCGAGTTCGGTACGCATGAGATTGTCCCAGTTCTGATTCTGCACTGCATACAATGGCAATTCGGCTTTCCAAGTTTCTTTCTCTTTTGCTAGTTCTTTGCTTACAGGCTTGCCAGCAACCCACGAGCCAATCAACACCATCAGAGAGGGATCGGTGTAGGGCTCAAGCGGAAAATGAATTCACAACTAGTGGAAGCGAGAAGTCATACGCCAATTGTCTTCAGGAGATGCGTAAGAAGCCGACCCATACCGCTCCAGCATCCCCTGCTACCCCAGAGCCTTCAGACCAGCCTGGAACACCTACTGCAAAAACTGGCGAGGAGCGCTACGTCTATTGCGTGCTACATCAACAGGAGACAATTGATCTGTCCAAGCATCTAGACAAGGCGACCTCTATGGTTCTGCAGGCTTCAACAAGGCCTGGATCAAGTAGCGATGAGTTAGTTAATGCCGAAAATGCACATGCTGCACTGATCAAACAACTCGAACAGCTAATACCGCCAGAATATCGTAATGGATTGCCTTTGATTCCTGATGCCCTAACCGCATTCTCTAGGTGCGATAAGGAGGCACTCAAGTGAACGTGCCTTGGAGCCATGGATACTGTGTTTTAACAAGTTACACGAGCGACTACTATCGAGAGTTGGCACCAAACTGGCTTGACTTTGCTGTCTTACTGAAAGGGTTACGGCCTCCCAGAGAAAAAGAAGGCATCCCATTTCAGTATCTAGAGCTTGGCTGCGGGACAGGCCTAGGTCTTTGCCTACTTGCTGGGGCGTATCCAGAAGGTCAGTTTGTGGGGGTTGATTTCCAGCCAGACCACATCGTACAAGCACTGAGCCTAGCCCGCCAATTGGGTCTCAAGAACATCCACTTTCTTGAAGCGGACTTTCTTGAACTGGATAAGAATCCGCAGATCCTTAAAACTTCAGACTCACCCACACGAGAGTTTCATTATATTGTTGCCCACGGAGTTATTAGTTGGCTATCTGTTCAAGTTCAGCAGGCTCTGCTGAGCATTGTCTCAAAATCACTCGCTCTAGGAGGAGTCTTCTACTGCTCATACAACACGTATCCAGGCTGGCTGGCCATGTCAAACTTTCAGCACATGGTAAGCCTTGAACGTCAAAGGTACGCGGATTCTGATCTAGGGTCTGCTCTTACAGCTGCAAGAACAAATTTAATTAGCCTACTTGGCAGTCAGGAATCCCCTTTAGCACTTTTACAGTCTTCCCCAAGGCTATTCGATGAACTCGAGTCCATTGAAAGGTTTTCGGCCACATACTTAGCCCATGAGTATGCATGTGAACACTGGGCGCCACTTCGTGTTGCTGACATGCATAAGTTATGCACAGAGCACAAGCTTAGATTCATTTCGTCAGCTACGTTGCCAGAAATTTTTGATGATCTAGTTGCTGAACAACTGAAGCCCACTATTCTTAGTGAATCGGACCCAGTCATTAGGCAGACGCTGCTAGATCTTGCCACCAATAAGTATTTTCGGCGTGACATTTTTGTTCGTGGCATAGAAGTTATGCCCCCTGCTTGTGCCGCAAAACTTCTTGGGGGATTGCGGTTTCGCCTTCTCGAAGCTCCAAGCGTTGAGGCTTATCGCTTCCCCACCTGCTTTGGCGAAATCCTCGGACATTTCGATGGCTGCCATTCAATTGAGATGGCGCTGGCGGGCAGTCCTAGCTCTCTCTCAGATATTCAGAGCACCACTGGGGAAGCCATGGGTGATCTCCTTCGTGCCCTTGCCCTTCTCGTCCATGTCAACCGAATCGGGATCGATCGTGGAAACGCGGCTGATCAAGCCAGAGAGTTTAGCCAGAAGATTAATCAATTTATCACCGCACAGATGCAAGAAGGTCAATCCTATTCCTGGCTCATTGCACCAAATATTGGCACCTGTGTAAGCTTCAACTTAGTAGAACTGATTAGCACGCAGGCAATCAGTGATGGCCTGAAAGGGGATGTGCTCACTGCTTTTGTTCTTATGGGTCTATCTAGTT
It contains:
- a CDS encoding Tfp pilus assembly protein FimT/FimU, with the protein product MKSKFGGFTLTELMVVVALIGILSAVSITVSGIEWRRERVNAVASELAGWLQAVRRAAIKGSVTVPQSSCNVNISTGTITAGSPAFATITNPAVCGTTQSLQVTALSGSDSYTITTSGPTQFKFTPRGTVNSAGTNVQMTTPIVLAVSMNGAGPTRCVRISPGLGLITIGSSNGLTSGACDNFGVRF
- a CDS encoding class I SAM-dependent methyltransferase, translating into MAPNWLDFAVLLKGLRPPREKEGIPFQYLELGCGTGLGLCLLAGAYPEGQFVGVDFQPDHIVQALSLARQLGLKNIHFLEADFLELDKNPQILKTSDSPTREFHYIVAHGVISWLSVQVQQALLSIVSKSLALGGVFYCSYNTYPGWLAMSNFQHMVSLERQRYADSDLGSALTAARTNLISLLGSQESPLALLQSSPRLFDELESIERFSATYLAHEYACEHWAPLRVADMHKLCTEHKLRFISSATLPEIFDDLVAEQLKPTILSESDPVIRQTLLDLATNKYFRRDIFVRGIEVMPPACAAKLLGGLRFRLLEAPSVEAYRFPTCFGEILGHFDGCHSIEMALAGSPSSLSDIQSTTGEAMGDLLRALALLVHVNRIGIDRGNAADQAREFSQKINQFITAQMQEGQSYSWLIAPNIGTCVSFNLVELISTQAISDGLKGDVLTAFVLMGLSSLGIELTRPTKEPISDPAEQRKLIESLVENLASQRIPTLHSLGVLPCNSKD
- a CDS encoding prepilin-type N-terminal cleavage/methylation domain-containing protein, with protein sequence MKSFYYANEERQRNSVKHLISISCGFTIVELIVVSAIGAVVLFAATTSLIPQIRTSTNQLIIRSLNDEWGMINFFLDSEISEASCASTSGSTLSLFSTFDCSGTALITYSLAGSTLSRTGPPINDNGSFGTGSVTSVLSENVTAFTPNTSTAPASSRQPFYTVTLSSNGLEYTGLASSVRMRLSQF